DNA sequence from the Ramlibacter agri genome:
CCGACAAGGAACACTTCGCCGACGGCGGCAGCTTCGACCAGATCTACACCAAGAAGTAAGCCCGTGACAGTTCTCCTGCTGGCGGGCAGCCCGTCCGAATATTCGCGCTCCGCGGCGCTGCTCGACGAGGTCACGGCGCGGCTGCGCGGCCGCGGCCTGGAGATCGAGCGCCTGGCCGTGCGCGACCTGCCCGGCCAGGCGCTGCTGACCGGCGACTTCGACCACCTCGGCATCGTCGCGGCCTCCGGGCAAGTGCAGCGCGCCCAGGCCGTCGTGATCGCCACGCCGGTCTACAAGGCGGCCTACAGCGGCGTGCTCAAGGCCTTCCTGGACCTGCTGCCGCAGACGGCGCTGCAGGACAAGGTGGTGCTGCCGATCGCCACCGGCGGCTCACCCAACCACATGCTCGCGCTGGACTACGCGCTGCGGCCCGTGCTGCAGTCGCTGGCGGCGCGCCACATCCTGCCCGGCGTGTACGCGACGGATTCGCAGGTGACGCTGATCCCGGAAGGCAGCCGCCACGTCGCCGCGGACATCGCGCAAAGGCTGGACGACGGCGTGAACGCGCTGGTGCAGGAGGTGCAGCGCCTGCAGCCCCGGGCCGCGTTCCCCTCCGTGCAATTTTCCGAACTGCGCTACAGCGTCTGAAGGAGCCGGCAGCCATGAGCGGGGATGTTCCAGAACTGCAGACCGCGGCCGGTGCCTCCAACGAGGCCACGCTCGCCGCGCGTGACCGCGACTTCCTGCGGACGGCGGCCGGCGCGCCTGCGGGCGCGGGCCTGTTCACCGGCGAGCAGCTGCGCGCGCTGGCGCACGGCCTGGTGCAGCGCCTGCTGCCCTGGCTGCTGCCGCTGCTGCTGCTGGTGGCCTGGCAGGCCGCATCCTCCTTCGGCTGGCTCTCCACGCGAGTGCTGCCGGCCCCCAGCGAGGTGGTCACGGCGGCGTGGAACCTGGCCGCCTCGGGCGAGCTGTGGACGCACGTGCGCATCAGTGCCGCGCGCGCCTTCCTGGGCCTGGCGATCGGCGGCGGCCTCGGGCTGGCGCTGGGCCTGCTCACCGGCTCGGTGCGCACGGCGGAGACGCTGCTGGACTCCAGCTTCCAGATGCTGCGCAACATCCCGGCGCTGGCGCTGATCCCGCTGGTGATCCTGTGGTTCGGCATCGACGAGACGGCCAAGCTGTTCCTGATCGCCATCTCGGTGTTCTTCCCGATCTACCTCAACACCTTCCACGGCATCCGCAACGTGGACCCGGGGCTGGTCGAGATGGGCCGCACCTACGGCCTTTCGCGCTGGCAGCTGTACCGGCAGGTGATCCTGCCCGGCGCGCTGTCGTCGATCCTCGTGGGCCTGCGCTTCTCGCTGGGCCTGATGTGGGTGATCCTGATCGTCGCGGAAACCATCTCCGCGCAGTCCGGCATCGGCTACCTCACGATGAACGCCCGCGAGTTCCTGCAGACCGACGTCGTGCTGGTGGGCATCCTGCTGTACGCCGTGCTCGGCAAGCTGGCCGACGTGTTCGCCCGCGGGCTGGAGCACTGGTGGCTGCGCTGGCATCCCGGCTACCAGAACGCCGCCTGAGGAACCTGCATGACGACGCCATCCACCACCGGCCTGCGGCTGGAGCTGCGCAGCCTGTCCAAGCAATACGGTGCGCGCCAGGTGCTGCGCGGCACGCAGCTGGCCATGGCACCGGGCGAGTTCGTCGCCATCGTCGGCCGCAGCGGCTGCGGCAAGAGCACCCTGCTGCGCCTGGTCGCGGGCCTCGAGACACCCACGGGCGGCGAGCTGCGCATCGACGGCGAACCGGCGGCGGGCCTGCGCGAAGACACCCGCATCATGTTCCAGGACGCGCGCCTGCTGCCCTGGCGCCGCGTGTGGGACAACGTGGTGCTCGGGCTGCCGCCGGCCGAGCGCCCGCGCGCCAGCGAAGTGCTGGGGCAGGTGGGCCTGGGCGACCGCGCCGGCGAATGGCCGGCGCGCCTGTCCGGCGGCCAGCGCCAGCGCGTGGCGCTGGCACGCGCCCTGGTGCACCAGCCGCGGCTGCTGCTGCTCGACGAACCGCTGGGCGCGCTCGACGCGCTCACCCGCATCGAGATGCACCGCCTGGTCGAAAGCCTGTGGCTGCGCCACGGTTTCACCGCGCTGCTGGTGACGCACGACGTGCAGGAAGCCGTCGCGCTGGCCGACCGCGTGATCCTCATTGACGAAGGCCGCATCGCGCTGGACGAGCGCGTCGCGCTGCCGCGGCCGCGCGTGCACGACGCGGCTTTCGCCGCCATCGAGCGGCGCATCCTCGACCGCGTGCTGCAGCTGCCGGCCAGGGACGAGCCCGGCTCGCCCTGGCAGCTGCAGCCGCCGGCCCATGCCCTGCGCTGGGCCATCTGAATTCCAAACCCCGACAGGAGAAACCCATGCCTATCCAGGCCATCAACGTGCGCAACCAGTTCAAGGGCCAGGTGAAGGAAATCCTCCGCGGCGACGTGCTGTCCGAAGTGGACGTGCAGACGCCGTGGGGCATCGTCACCTCGGTCATCACCACCCGCTCGGTCGACGAGCTGCAGCTGAAGGTCGGCTCCGACGTCGTGGCGCTGGTGAAGTCGACGGAGGTGTCGATCGCGAAGCTCTGAACGTCCCCCCGACCCGCGCCCCGACGGCCTGCCCAGGCTGCCGGGGCGCGGTCGTTTGCGCGCGTCCACCAGCACAGATGATTCCGTTCTGTGCTAACGAAAAATGACCATTTCCATTGGTGCGCATGCATCCCTAGAGTCGGTTGCTTTCAAGCAAGGCAAGACTCGACATGTCGCAACGGAAGATGCGCCTCGGCGCATTCATCATGGCCACCGGCCACCACGTCGCCGCCTGGCGGCACCCCGGCTCGCAGGCGGATTCGGGAACCAACATCGACCACTACATCGAGGTCGCGCAGACCGCCGAGCGCGGCCTGTTCGACCAGGTGTTCGTGGCCGACAGCCCGGGCCTGCAGTACAAGGGCGATGACGAAGCCCTGCGCCGGCAGGGCCGCGTCTCGTACTTCGAGCCGGTGACGCTGTGGGCCGCGCTGGCGGCCGTGACGAAGCACATCGGCTTCGTGGCCACCGCGTCGACCACCTATGAAGACCCTTACCTGCTGGCGCGCAAGTTCGCCTCGCTGGACCACATCAGCAAGGGCCGCGCCGCGTGGAACGTGGTCACCACTTCCGCCGACAACGTGCACGGCAACTTCGGCCTGGAGGCGCACCCGGATCCCGCCGTGCGCTACGAGCGCGCCCACGAATTCGTCGACGTGGTCAAGGGCCTGTGGGACAGCTACGACGACGATGCCTTCCTCCGCGACCAGGCATCGGGCGTGTACTTCGACCCGCAGAAGCTGCATGCGCTCAACCACGTCGGCAAGCACTTCCGCGTCAAGGGCCCGCTGAACATCGGGCGGCCGCCGCAAGGCCACCCGGTCATCGTGCAGGCGGGCTCCTCCGAGGACGGCAAGGAGCTGGCCGCGGCCACGGCCGAAGCCATCTTCGCCGCCTGGACCAGCCTGGGCGAAGCGCAGGCCTTCTACCGCGACGTGAAGGGCCGCATGGCCAAGTACGGTCGCCGGCCCGAACAGCTGCTGGTGCTGCCCGGCATCTCGCCGGTGATCGGCCGCACCGAAGACGAGGCGAAGGCGAAGTGGGCGGAGCTGCAAGGCCTGATCCACCCCGCCGTGGGCCTGAACACGCTGGCCAGCTTCTGGCCGATCGCCGAGCTGCGCCGCTTCGAGCTCGATGCGCCGCCGCCCTGGTACCCCGAGCCGCCCAAGGGCATCAACAGCCGCGCCCACGTGGTGATCGAACTCGCGCGCCGCGAGAAGTTCACGGTGCGCCAGCTGTACGAATACCTGGCGGGTGCGCGCGGCCACTGGGTCGTCGTCGGCACGCCGCAGACCATTGCCGACCGCATGCAGGAATGGTTCGAGAACGGCGCGGCGGACGGCTTCAACGTGATGCCGCCAGTGTTGCCGCAGTCGCTGAACGAGTTCGTCGAACTCGTCGTGCCCGAACTGCAGCGGCGCGGGTTGTTCCGCACCGCCTACGAAGGCAGGACGCTGCGCGAGAACCTCGGTCTCGAGCGTCCGGCCAGCCGCTACACCGCATCGGCGCAAGAACTCGCCGCCTGAACCCCCACCAAGGAAGAACCATGAACGATCGTTTGAAGCAGGCGCATGCCTCCCGCTCCGCCGCCGTCAAGGCCGGCCTGGACCATCCCGTCATCGACACCGACGTCCACGTCAACAGCTTCGCCCCGGTGCTGGAGGACTACGTGGCGCAGTACGGCGGCAACCAGCTGGTCGACGCGCTGCGCAAGGCGCTGGGCGGCCGCTTCGTCACCCGCAGCGGCGGCAAGGACTGGTACCAGCAGACGCCGCAGGAGCGCCAGGACAACCGCACGCTGCGCGCGCCCTGGTGGGCGCGCGTCACGCGCAACACTTACGACCTGGCCACGTACACCATTCCCTCGCTGCTGCACGAGCGCCTGGGCGAGCAAGGCTCGGACTACTCGGTGCTGTTCCCCAACGACGTGCTATCACCGGCCGCCGCCGGCAGCGAGTTCCGCCAGCCGCTCCACCGCGCGTTGAACCACTTCCACGCCGACCAGTACCAGGCCTACGCCGACCGCTTGACGCCGGTGGCGGGCATCCCGATGCACACGCCCAAGGAGGCGATCGAGGAGCTCGAGTTCGCGGTGAAGACGCTGGGCCTGAAGGTGATCAACATTCCGGGCGGTGTGCGGCGCCCGATCCGGGCGATCGCCGAGAAATACCCGGCGAAGGAACACCCGGAAGTCGCCAAGCACGCCGGCTACATCGACTTCTACGGCATCGACAGCGAGCATGACTACGACCCGTTCTGGGCCAAGGTGGTGGAGCTCGGCGTGCCGGTGACCACGCACTACGGCAGCCAGGGCTGGACCGGCCGCCAGTCGATCAGCAACTACATGTTCAACCACGTCGGCCACTTCGCCGACGGCTCGCAGGCTTTCGCCAAGGCGCTGTTCTTCGGTGGCGTCACGCGGCGCTTCCCCGGCCTGCGCGTGGGCCTGCTGGAAGGCGGCGCCGATTGGGGTTCGCACGTCTACACGCACCTGGTGGACCGCTGGGAGAAGCGCAACAAGGTGGCCGTGCGCAACTACGACCCGGCCGAAGCCGACGTCGACCTGCTGGCCGCGCTGTTCGAGCGCCATGGCGCCGAGCTGCTGAAGGGGCGCAAGGTGGACAAGTCAACGCTGCTGCGCGACAGCCTCGGCATCTCTGCGCTGCCGCACAGCCGCGAGCCCGACGAATCCGAGATCGACGACTTCGCGCTGGCCGGCATCGAGAAGGTGGAGGACATCCGCGACCGCTGGGTCAACAGCTTCTTCTTCGGCTCCGAGGCCGACGACCGCACGGTGGCCGCTGCCTTCAACGAGCGCGTGCATCCGCTGCGCGTGAAGGTCAACGCGATCTGGTCGTCCGACGTCGGCCACTGGGACGTGCCCGAATTCACCGAGCCGCTGGCCGAGACCTGGGACCTGGTCGAACAGGGCGTGCTCAGCGCCGCGGACTTCAAGGCTTTCGTCTTCGACAACCCCTACCGCTTCTACACCGAAGCCAACCCGCGCTTCTTCGAAGGCACTGAAGTCGGCCGCAAGCTCGCCGCGAAAGGAAAGCAGTAAATGAACAAGACCGTGCAAGCCCTCGCGCGCCGCTGGGGCGCTGTCCTGTCCCTCGCGCTCGCCGCTTCGGCCAGCGCCCATGCCGCGCCGGAAGTCATCCGCATCGGCGTCGCCACTGCCGGCGGCGGCGATCCCGTCACCTGGGGCGGCTCGCCCGGCGGCGTGGCGCGCGTCAACAACTGGCTGGAGGAGGAGTTCAAGGCCTCCGGCATCAAGGTGGAGTGGCTGTTCTTCAAGGGCGCGGGCCCGGCGGTGAACGAGGCGCTGTCCAACAAGCAGATCGACTTCGCCTACCAGGGCGACCTGCCTTCCATTGTCGGCCGCTCCAACGGCCTGAAGACCAAGGTGCTGCTGGTGAGCGGCCAGCGCAACAACCTCTACCTGGTGACGCCGGTCAAGTCGGACGTGCACTCGATCAAGGACCTGAAGGGCCGCACGGTGTCGATCTTCCGCGGCACCAACGGCCACCTGGTCGCCATCAACGTGCTGGCGGCCAACGGGCTGGCCGAGCGCGACGTCAAGGGCGTCAACCTCGACACCGGCAGCTCACAGGCGGCGCTGGTGTCCAACGGCGTGGACGCGGCCTTCGGCGGCTACGAGTGGTTCAAGGTGCGTGACCAGGGGCTGGCCAAGGTGGTCTATTCCACTCGCGGCCAGGACCCGGCCTTCACGCGCCAGGCTTCGCTGCTGGTGCGCAGCGACTTCGAGCAGGCCAACCAGGCCGAGGTGCAGCGCGTGGTCGACGTCTTCGTGCGCGCGGCCAAGTGGTCCTCCGACGAGAAGAACCGCGACGAGCTGTTCGGCATCTGGGCGCGCAGCGGCACGCCGGTCGCGTCCTGGGCCGCGGAGTTCGACCAGCAGTCGCTGGCCGCGCGCAACTCGCCGCTGGTCGACGACTTCATCATCGGCCGCTACAAGGCCGTGGTCGCCGACGCGCTCAAGCTGAAGTTGATCCGCCGCGAGGTGACGGTCGATGACTGGTTCGAGACGCGCTACCTGAAGGCTTCGCTCAAGAAGCAGGGCCTGGAGAACTACTGGACGCCGGCCGACGCCAAGGGGCGCGCCAAGGCGCAGCCGCTCGCCGCGCGCTGAAGGCAGGAGAACCGATGTCCGCAGTCCTGCCTACCTCCGACACCCTGCGCGCACCGGCGCGCGCGCCGCTGCCGTGGCGCCGCCTTGCCGACGGCGTGCTGCCCTTCCTGCTGCCGGCCGTGCTGCTGGCGCTGTGGTTCGCCGGCGCCGAGCGCGGCTGGATCTCGCCGCAGGTGCTGCCGCCGCCGCAGTACGTGTGGGAAACACTGCGCGACCTGGCCGCGAGCGGCGACTTGTGGCACCACGTCAGCACCAGCTTCACGCGGGTCGGGGTCGGCTTCCTCGCCGGCACGCTGGGCGGGCTCGCGCTCGGTTCGGCGATGGGCTTGTCGCGCCGCTTCGAGGCCTATGTGCTGCCCACGTTCAACGCGCTGGTGCAGATCCCCGTGCTCGCCTGGCTGCCCTTCGTGCTGCTGCTGGTGGGCATCGGCGAGCCGCTGAAGTACATCCTGATCGCCAAGGCGGCCCTGGTGCCGGTGGCGCTGAACACGCTGCAGGGCTTCCGCCAGGTGCCGGGGGCGCTGCGCGAAGTGGGGCAGGTGTACGGCTACACGCGCCGGCAGGAAGTGCTGGATATCGTGCTGCCGCACGCGGTGCCCACGCTGTTCACCGGCGTGCGCCTGGGCTTCACCAAGGCCTGGCTGTCGCTGGTGGTGGTGGAACTGGTCGCGTCCAGCGAAGGCCTGGGCTACCTCATCGTCTATGGCCGGCAGCTGTTCCAGTTGGACCAAGTGATGGCCGCGGTGTTCGTCGTGGGCGCGATCGGTTATGCGATCGACCGGCTGCTCGATCGCTTCGAGACGGCGGCGCAGCGTCGCCCGGGAGCCGCGCGATGAGCGCCGAGCTTGCCGCCTTGCAGCCGCCGCGGCCCGCGGCCCAGGGCCGCTGGCGCGGCCTGGTGCTGCCGCTGGCGGCCATCGCGCTGTGGTGGCTGCTGGCCTCGCTGGACATCGTCAACTCCGCGCTGCTGGTCTCGCCGGCCCAGGTGTGGCACACGGCGGCCGACCAGGTCGTGAGCGGCCGGCTCTGGCGCGCGCTGGGCGCCAGCCTGGCGCGCGAGTTCACCGGCTTCACGATCGGCACCGTGACCGGCCTGGTGCTGGGCGCGCTGCTCGGGTTGTCGCCGCTGTTCAACCGCGTCGCCGGCCCCAGCTTCAACACTTTCAAGCAGATCTCGCTGTTCGCGTGGATCCCGCTGATCTCGGTGTGGTTCGGCCTGGGCGACGTCGCCAAGGTGGTCTTCCTGTCGCTGGCCGCGCTGGTGCCGGTGGTGGTGAACACCTGCGACGGCATCCGCACCGTGCCCACCGGCTTGCTGGAGGTGGCGCGGGTCTACGGCTACACGCGCTGGCAGACCGTGACGCAGGTGGTGCTGCCAGCGGCGCTGCCCGCCATCTTCACGGGCGTGTACCTCGCGCTCATCTACTCCTGGCTCGCCACGATCGGCGCCGAGTACCTGCTGGTGGCCGGCAAGGGCATAGGCAACACGCTGATCGAAGGCAGCGAGCACTTCCAGATGGACCTGGTGATCTTCGGCATGGCCGTGGTCGGCACGGTCGGCTGGCTGATGAACGCATCGGCCCGGTTGCTGGAGCGCCGGCTGGCGCGCTGGACCGGCCGCAACAACTGAACCGAACCATGGGCACCGTCATTTCCAACCAACTCGACATCCGCGACGTCGGCAAGCGCTACGCGCATGCGCAGGCCCGCGGCGGGCAACTGCAGGTGCTGGAGCACATCGACCTGCACATCCCCGAAGGCAGCTTCGTCAGCATCGTCGGCGCCAGCGGCTGCGGCAAGTCCACCTTGCTGCGGCTGGTGCTGGGCCTGGACACCGAATACGAAGGCGAGATCCTGCTGGGCGGCCAGCGCATCGCCGGCACCGGGCGCGAGCGCGGCATCGTGTTCCAGGACCATCGCCTCTTCCCCTGGCTGACCGTGGAACAGAACATTGCGGTCGGCCTGCGCAACGCGCCTTTCACGCAGAAGGAAAAGGCCGAACTGGTCGCCGAGCACGTCGCGCTGGTGGGCCTGGGCGGCTTCGAGAAATCGTGGCCGCACCAGATCTCCGGGGGCATGGCGCAGCGCGTCGCCATCGCGCGCGGGCTGGTCAACCGCCCGCGCGTGCTGCTGCTGGACGAGCCCTTCGGCGCGCTCGATGCGCTGACGCGCTCGCGGCTGCAGAACGAGCTGCAGCGCATCTGGCAGAAGGAGCGCATCACGATGCTGCTGGTGACGCACGACGTGGAGGAAGCCGTGTTCCTCGGCGACCGCGTGGTGGTGATGCAGCCCTCGCCGGGCCGCATCCGCCGCATCGTCGACGTGCCGCTGCCGCATCCGCGCAACCGCAGCGACCCGGCGTTCATCCGGCTGCGCGACGACGTGCTGGGCGACTTTTTCGACAACGCATCCAACGGAGAACTCCATTGAGCTTCAACCTGATCCGCAAGCGGCGCGACCTGCTCGTCGCCACCGCCGCCGCGCTGGGCGCGCCGGCGCTCACCGCCTTCGCGCAGTCGCCGCGCGTTCTCCGCGTCGGGCACCAGAAGGGTTTCCTCAGCCTGCTGAAGGCGCGCGGCACGCTGGAGAAGCGGCTTGCGCCGCTGGGCGTGTCGCTGAAGTGGACCGAGTTCACCGCGGGCCCGGTGCAGCTGGAGGCGCTGAACGTCGGCTCCATCGACTTCGGCGACGTCGGCGAGGCGCCGCCGATCTTCGCGCAGGCGGCGGGCGCGCCGCTCGCCTACGTGGCCGCCACCGTGCCGCGCCCGCGCGCCGAGGGTGTGCTGGTGCCCAAGGGCTCCGCCATCCGCAGCGTCGCGGATCTGAAGGGCCGCAAGGTCGCCCTCAACAAGGGCAGCAACGTCCACTACTTCCTGGTCAAGCTGCTGGAGAAGAACGGCCTGCGCTATGGCGACGTCGAAGTCGCCTTCCTGCCGCCGGCCGATGCGCGCGCCGCCTTCGAGAAGGGCTCCGTGGACGCCTGGGTGATCTGGGACCCGTTCTTCGCCGCCGCGGAAAGGACGCTCGATGCACGCCTGCTCGCCGACGCCAGCGGTGTCGTCGGCAACCGCGCCTACTACTTCTCCTCGCTGCCCTACGCGGACCGCAACACCGACGTGCTGCGCATCGCCATCGAGGAGATCAACAAGATCGACATCTGGTCCAAGGTCAACCGCGAGCTGCTGGCCGCCGAACTGGCGCCGCTGTTCGGGCTGCCGAAGCCGGTGGTGGACCTGTCGACCGCGCGCTCCGAGTACGGCACCGGGCCGGTCACGCCGGCCATCATCGCGGAGCAGCAGAAGATTGCCGACACCTTCTTCGACCTGAAGCTGATCCCGCGCCGCATCCAGGTGCGCGACGTCGCCCGTTCGCCCTGGGCCTGAGGCCTTCACGATGAGCGCGCTGGTGTACTTCGACCGCGACGGCGCCTGGGGCGAGACGCTGGTCTGCGAGGGCCGCATCCGCGGCGGCCTGCAAGCCCTGGGCGTGGTGCATGGGCGTGGCAAGGCACCGCCGGGCGTGCCGGTGCTGCGCCCGCAAGGCGAGGCGGCGGTCTTCTACCTGGCGCTCGCGGACGGCTGGGCCGGCCTGCTGTGCGAGGCCGGGGAATGGGTCGCGGTGCCCGAGGGCCTGCACGTGGCTGAACCGCCCGCGCCGTTGCCGGCGCAGGACAGCTTCATCGGGCAGTTGCTGGCGCTGATGGGGGAGGACGGAGAGGAGGCTTGAGCCCCAAAGACCCCCCGCCGCATAAGGATCCAACATCTTGATCTTTGGCGGACCCCGCTCGGCCCTCTACAGTCGGGCGATGGCCGATTTCGATGTAGATGCGATCGTGCGCGACCTGCGCGCAGCACGCCACGACTGGCGCGAGCAGCAAAGGCGTTCGCGCGAACCCGGGGGACGCGAGTTCCCGTCGCGCGAAGCGCTCGCCGGCGCCGTGGAAGGGCTGAAGGGCGCGCTCTTCCCCATGCGCCTGGGGCCGCCGGACGTGCGGCAGGAAGCCGAGGACTTCTACGTCGGCCACACGCTGGACGCCGCGCTGAACGTGCTGCTGGCCCAGGCGCGGCTGGAGCTGCGCTACACCGCGCGGCGCAGTGGCCAGGACGCCGACGCCGAGGCCCTGGAGGCCGCCGCGCAGGATGCGGTGCGCAGCTTTGCCGCCAGCTTGCCGGCGACGCGCCGGCTCCTGGACAACGACGTATTGGCTGCCTACCAGGGCGACCCCGCGGCGCGCAGCGTCGACGAAGTGCTGCTGTGCTATCCCGGCGTGCTGGCGATGATCCACCACCGGCTGGCGCACACGCTGTACACGCTGGGCCTGCCGCTGCTGGCGCGCATCGTCGCCGAACTGGCGCACGGCCAGACCGGCATCGACCTCCACCCCGGCGCGCGCATCGGCGCGGGCTTCTTCATCGACCACGGCACCGGCGTCGTCATCGGCGAGACCGCCGTGATCGGCAACAACGTGCGCATCTACCAGAACGTCACGCTGGGCGCCAAGCGCTTCCCGGTCGGCGAGGACGGCCACCTGCAAAAGGGCCATCCGCGCCATCCGGTGCTGGAGGACGGCGTCGTGATCTATGCGGGCGCGACCATCCTGGGCCGCGTGACCATCGGCCGCGGTGCGGTGATCGGCGGCAACGTGTGGCTGACGCACGATGTGCCGGCGGGCGGCAACGTCACGCAGGCGGACTCGCGGCAGGCCAGCGCCTGATTCAAGAAAAAGAAGACCCCGCCAGGCTGGGCCCGGCGGGGTGAATTGCCCTTTGCGAGGGCAGGGAGACAACCGACTCTCGGATGACGCTTGCAGTCTAGGCGGATTGGTCCCCGGCGCTAACCAACGAATTTCGATTTGCACATGCGCATAAGTTAGGCACGAGATATTCGTTGGAAACGGCGGGCGCGCTGCCCAGAATGCGGCAGATGCAAGAGACCCATCGCGCCGGCTTCACGGCATCCAAGGCTACGGACTTCGATGGCGGCTTCGCGTTCGACCAGCCGGATGCCGTGCCCCTGATCGTTCCCGGCTGGCGCAATTCCGGCCCCGGGCATTGGCAGAGCCTGTGGGCGCAGCGCATTCCCGGCACGCTGCGCGTGCAGCAGGACGACTGGGTCCACCCCACGCGCGATGCCTGGGTGTCGTCCATCACGCGCAGCGTGCTGGAGGCGGACCGACCGGTGGTCATCGTCGCACACAGCCTGGGTTGCATCGCCACGGTGCACCTGCCCGATGACGTGGCGGAGCGCATCGACGGTGCGCTGCTGGTCGCGCCGGCGGACCCGGAGCGGCGCGCGGCGCTGCAGGATTTCGCGCCGGTGCCGCATGCTCGCCTGCCTTATCGCAGCATCGTGGTGGCCAGCGGCAACGACCCCTATTGCCCCGCGCGCCTGGCCGGCGCCTATGCGCGCAACTGGGGCAGCGAGTTCCTGCGCCTGCCCGAGGCCGGGCACATCAACATCGAGTCGGGGCACGGCGAATGGCCGCTCGGCTGGGCGCTGCTGCAGTCGCTGCTGGCCACGGTGCCCGCGCCCTCCCTGCAGGTCGCAGTCTGAAGGACCGGCTCAGTCCCGCGACAGCCGCGGCGACGACGAGGTCAGCGTGTCCGGCGTGTGGAAAGCCATGCGCTCGCGGTTCTCGCCGAGCACGCGGGTCTCGTTGCCGAATTCGACCAGCTGCTGCTGCTCCGGCGTCCAGCGTGGCCAGGGCGTTGCACGCGTGGCGGGATTGCCGGTGCGCGCGAAGGCCAGCAGGCTGTCCATCATGCGCGCCGACAGCTCGCGGTCGAAGGGCGTCCAGTCGCGCGTCGTGCGGAACATGTTGAACGCATCCAGCGTGTCGAAGAAGTAGGGCAGGTCGGAGGTGTGGTACGCGCCGATGGCCGCCGGGTTGTCGTAGAACTTCACGCCCGGCGTGAAGGGATGCACGCGCGAGAACATGAACATGTAGAACGGCGCCTTGCCCGTGCGGCTGTGGGCGGCGGCCCAACTGTGCGCGCCGAGTTCGATCAGGCCTTCGCGGGCGGCCGTCTTGCCCATCTCCTTGGCCTCGGCGTCGGAAGACGCCGGGTACAGCTGCAGGAAGCGTTCGGACTTGTCGCCGAACAGCTTCTTCGCGGTCGCCTGGTACTCGTCGAGGTTGGCCGCGGTGCGCAGCGCGTTGGAGCTCTCGTCGTGCGTGAAGCCGTCGAGGACGGGCACGTCGTTCTGCTTGCCGGCGGCGTAGATGTTGGCCACCGTGTCGGGCAAGAACCAGCCATCGACGATGGGAGGCACGGTGATCGTGCCGGCGCAACCGAGCTGGCAGTCCTTCTGCAGCTCCAGCAGCTTGTCGGCCGGCAGGTTGCGCATCTCGGCCAAGGTGGCGGCGCCGGAGGCCTTCTGCACTTCCAGGCCGACCTTCTCGGCCTCCGCGCGGCCCATCATCGGCCGGCCGGGGTCGAGGAAGGTGCCGCTCATGGCGAAGGCGCGGTGGAACAGGCCCTTGGACAGCGGGCTGGCCGTGTGCGCAGACACGGAAGAAGCGCCGGCCGATTGCCCCGAGATGGTGACGTTGCGCGGGTCGCCGCCGAAGCGCGCGATGTTCCGCTGCACCCATTGCAGCGCCGCGACCTGGTCGAGGAAGCCGTAGTCGCCCGAGCTGTGGTGCGGCGACTCCGCCGCCAGCTCCGGGTGCGCCATGTTGCCGAGGATGCCGAGACGGTAGTTGAAGTTGACGAACACGGCGCCGCGCTTCGCGACGTTCTCGCCGTCATACAGCGCCGAGCCGCTGGAGCCGATCG
Encoded proteins:
- a CDS encoding carboxylesterase/lipase family protein, with the translated sequence MRSLFLGAALATLLTGPLQAQIVAQRVPGDPVQIDSGKVAGKVLPSGVKAYFGIPFAAPPVRELRWRDPQPVAAWQGVYNADRKGPECIQVLRRKNLNHYFGEESTNEDCLTLNVWAPQKAQAGAKLPVVVFFYGGGYSIGSSGSALYDGENVAKRGAVFVNFNYRLGILGNMAHPELAAESPHHSSGDYGFLDQVAALQWVQRNIARFGGDPRNVTISGQSAGASSVSAHTASPLSKGLFHRAFAMSGTFLDPGRPMMGRAEAEKVGLEVQKASGAATLAEMRNLPADKLLELQKDCQLGCAGTITVPPIVDGWFLPDTVANIYAAGKQNDVPVLDGFTHDESSNALRTAANLDEYQATAKKLFGDKSERFLQLYPASSDAEAKEMGKTAAREGLIELGAHSWAAAHSRTGKAPFYMFMFSRVHPFTPGVKFYDNPAAIGAYHTSDLPYFFDTLDAFNMFRTTRDWTPFDRELSARMMDSLLAFARTGNPATRATPWPRWTPEQQQLVEFGNETRVLGENRERMAFHTPDTLTSSSPRLSRD